The Citrifermentans bemidjiense Bem genome window below encodes:
- a CDS encoding OmpP1/FadL family transporter, which produces MIRSVCYAGAACALLGAAGICHAAGFKVSEQGAKAMAMGNAFAAQADDPSALYFNPAGISFLRGAQANLGSLVILVPQTEFHGTTPLSGTPPLDTGTTHVTEKSRRDIVVAPTLYATYSMDRLPLSFGLGINAMYPLAKSWDDSSVFRNQVQTASIKPINFQPTVAYRFDDLKLAVAGALDVTYAVVSLQKMTYAPAIDPTAPAPPFGAYELGSLGLDGTATGVGYNFGILWKPRPQYSFGVAYRSRITLDVNGDANFLATTPTGLGAIGFTAAAPFPYTRARATSAASTRIVLPDTLDLGVAWHPTEKLTLEFDATRTGWSSFDQLLIEFDSPEFAAFNNRPDPRDWRDVWGYKFGGQYSLNDVLDLRAGYSFDNTPVPDATLDPLLPDADRHSFAVGAGIHHSMGTFDLTYMWVHFVDRTVNNQDMAALRGSNGTFKSDAYLLAANLNFKF; this is translated from the coding sequence ATGATAAGATCTGTGTGCTATGCGGGCGCGGCCTGCGCCTTATTGGGGGCGGCCGGCATCTGCCATGCGGCAGGGTTCAAGGTGAGCGAGCAGGGGGCCAAGGCGATGGCGATGGGAAACGCGTTCGCGGCGCAGGCGGACGACCCGAGCGCGCTGTACTTCAACCCGGCAGGGATCTCGTTTCTGCGCGGCGCGCAGGCGAACTTGGGCTCGCTGGTGATACTGGTGCCCCAGACCGAGTTTCACGGCACCACGCCACTAAGCGGCACACCTCCACTGGACACAGGAACTACCCACGTGACGGAGAAGTCCAGAAGGGACATCGTCGTGGCGCCGACCCTCTACGCCACCTACAGCATGGATCGCTTACCGCTTTCCTTCGGCCTGGGCATCAACGCCATGTACCCTCTGGCCAAGAGCTGGGACGACTCCAGCGTCTTCAGGAATCAGGTGCAGACTGCCTCAATCAAACCGATCAACTTTCAGCCAACGGTTGCGTACCGCTTCGACGACCTGAAGCTGGCCGTCGCCGGCGCTCTCGACGTCACCTACGCTGTAGTGTCGCTGCAGAAGATGACCTATGCCCCGGCGATTGATCCCACCGCGCCGGCTCCTCCGTTCGGCGCCTACGAGCTCGGCTCGCTGGGGCTGGACGGGACAGCGACCGGCGTCGGGTACAACTTCGGGATCCTTTGGAAACCGCGGCCGCAGTACAGCTTCGGCGTCGCCTACCGGAGCCGGATCACCCTCGACGTGAACGGCGACGCCAACTTCCTCGCCACCACCCCTACGGGGCTTGGTGCCATAGGCTTCACGGCGGCCGCCCCCTTCCCCTACACCAGGGCCCGCGCCACCAGCGCCGCCTCGACCCGGATCGTCCTCCCCGACACCCTGGACTTGGGCGTTGCCTGGCACCCCACGGAAAAACTCACCCTCGAGTTTGACGCCACCCGGACCGGCTGGAGCAGCTTCGACCAGTTGCTGATCGAGTTCGACTCGCCCGAATTTGCCGCCTTCAACAACCGCCCGGACCCGAGAGACTGGCGCGACGTCTGGGGTTACAAGTTCGGCGGGCAATACTCCCTGAACGACGTCCTCGACCTGCGCGCCGGCTACTCCTTCGACAACACCCCCGTTCCCGACGCCACCCTCGATCCGCTGCTCCCCGACGCCGACCGCCACAGCTTTGCCGTCGGTGCCGGCATTCATCACAGCATGGGCACCTTCGACCTGACCTACATGTGGGTGCACTTCGTGGACCGCACGGTCAACAACCAGGACATGGCTGCGCTGCGCGGGTCCAACGGCACCTTCAAAAGCGACGCCTACCTGCTGGCGGCGAACCTTAACTTCAAGTTCTGA
- a CDS encoding class I SAM-dependent methyltransferase — protein MDGDRIKWDQRYRDVERFFSLGPSRFLADSFARVLSLVRGRRALDLACGEGRNSIYLAQQGFEVSGVDISPVGLERGKRRAAELGVPVEFIEADLDHWRPQESYDLILNFNFLMRDLIPALIEALSPGGVVLMETILDAPGLQGEHRRDYLLQPGELGNIFEEFEGKVLLLEEDGAQEIPVARVLFQKRL, from the coding sequence ATGGACGGAGATCGCATCAAATGGGACCAGCGTTACCGCGACGTCGAACGCTTCTTTTCCCTAGGTCCGTCGAGGTTTCTCGCCGATTCATTTGCGCGGGTACTCTCCCTGGTCCGGGGGAGGAGGGCGCTGGACCTCGCTTGCGGCGAAGGGCGCAACAGCATCTATCTGGCGCAGCAAGGCTTCGAGGTGAGCGGCGTGGACATTTCGCCGGTGGGGCTTGAACGGGGGAAGAGGAGGGCGGCGGAGCTGGGCGTCCCGGTGGAGTTCATCGAGGCCGACCTGGATCATTGGCGACCGCAGGAAAGCTACGACCTGATCCTTAACTTCAACTTCCTGATGCGCGACCTGATCCCGGCTTTGATCGAGGCACTCTCGCCGGGCGGGGTGGTGCTGATGGAGACCATACTGGACGCGCCGGGCCTGCAAGGGGAGCACCGGAGGGATTACCTGCTGCAACCTGGGGAGTTGGGGAACATCTTCGAGGAGTTCGAGGGGAAGGTGCTGCTTCTGGAAGAGGACGGCGCTCAGGAGATCCCGGTGGCGCGGGTGCTGTTTCAAAAACGGCTGTAA
- the ubiE gene encoding bifunctional demethylmenaquinone methyltransferase/2-methoxy-6-polyprenyl-1,4-benzoquinol methylase UbiE — protein MYALSEKGERIRAMFGSIAPRYDLLNRLLSLGIDRRWRRFAVKKIGLNGSGRVLDVATGTGDVALEIASQTPASVSIVGIDFTPEMIELGRVKVKDSRHCGRITLQVAPCEEIPFDDGSFDAATISFGIRNVVDRIKGLAEMHRVLKNDGKIVILEFSTPTLPVFKDLYHFYFLKVLPKIGGAFSRFSAYQYLPDSVLEFPSREVFKGMMTQVGFKDVRHFDLTGGIATVYVGTK, from the coding sequence ATGTACGCATTGTCGGAAAAGGGTGAACGTATACGCGCCATGTTCGGGAGCATCGCCCCGCGTTACGATCTTTTGAACAGACTTCTTTCCCTGGGTATCGACCGCCGCTGGCGCCGCTTCGCCGTAAAGAAGATCGGGCTTAACGGGTCCGGGCGCGTGCTCGACGTCGCCACCGGCACCGGGGACGTGGCGCTGGAGATCGCTTCGCAGACCCCCGCCTCGGTCAGCATCGTCGGCATCGACTTCACCCCCGAGATGATCGAACTGGGGCGCGTGAAGGTAAAGGATTCGCGCCATTGCGGCCGCATTACGCTGCAGGTGGCGCCTTGCGAAGAGATCCCCTTCGACGACGGGAGCTTCGACGCAGCCACCATCTCCTTCGGGATCAGGAACGTGGTGGACCGGATCAAGGGACTCGCCGAGATGCACCGGGTGCTGAAAAACGACGGCAAGATCGTCATCCTGGAGTTCTCCACCCCCACCCTCCCCGTGTTCAAGGATCTGTACCACTTCTACTTCCTGAAGGTGCTCCCGAAGATCGGCGGCGCCTTCTCCAGGTTCAGCGCCTACCAATACCTGCCGGATTCCGTCCTGGAGTTCCCCTCCAGGGAGGTGTTCAAAGGGATGATGACTCAGGTGGGATTCAAGGACGTGCGGCACTTCGACCTGACCGGCGGCATCGCCACCGTCTACGTCGGCACGAAGTAG
- a CDS encoding B12-binding domain-containing radical SAM protein codes for MKILLAYKCHPEGAEDPFTSLLPAGLLSLHAVLLKAGHQVTLANLSGFTWGEVRALFKRLRPEVLGVSQFTHNRVESLRLAALAKELDPGCLVALGGPHATHCWRELLEGHPEVDLVVLGEGEATVCELVEAKALGTPWDKVAGLAFRAAGKASLSAPRAPITDLDLLPLPGAAEGDSIGVDFRRQLEFVITSRGCPASCLFCSSPLFWGRGVRFRSPESVVQEIRSLKERYGLIYFSFRDDTFTANRGRVLEICRLLRQERLHVMWNCQSRVNAVDEEMLIAMKQAGCECIQFGVESGSPQMLKALGKRILPPEVERAAAAVRRAGINLSVYLITGIPGEGEEDLRQTVRLIESIRPHDGQVSPLVYYPGTELLARAVREEGVPSDLFEEERGEGFLVRRDPFVERSRQAMLKALEKAGRKAVFTQASYAAQRALLGYCFVTEMLCAESLEQQGDWDGALRLYRGMVKAEPDNPWGLLQLGGLQARMGDMKGASRSYQKALQLVPRHLPALLALGELALAQGDRPGTARHFAEALKLDPADPVALEGAAAAGAGREQKGKRGK; via the coding sequence TTGAAGATCCTCCTTGCGTACAAATGCCATCCCGAAGGCGCTGAAGACCCTTTCACCTCCCTGTTGCCGGCAGGGCTTCTCTCCCTGCATGCCGTGCTGCTCAAAGCCGGGCATCAGGTCACCCTGGCCAACCTTTCCGGCTTCACTTGGGGCGAGGTCCGCGCGCTTTTCAAGCGGCTGCGCCCCGAGGTCCTGGGGGTGTCGCAGTTCACCCACAACCGGGTGGAGTCGCTGCGCCTGGCCGCTCTTGCCAAGGAGCTCGACCCGGGCTGCCTGGTGGCGCTCGGGGGGCCGCACGCGACCCATTGCTGGCGCGAGCTCCTGGAGGGGCACCCCGAAGTCGACCTGGTGGTTCTCGGCGAGGGTGAGGCGACTGTTTGCGAACTGGTTGAGGCGAAGGCTCTCGGCACACCCTGGGACAAGGTCGCCGGGCTCGCTTTCCGCGCCGCAGGAAAAGCAAGCCTCAGCGCGCCGCGAGCGCCCATTACCGACCTGGACCTCCTGCCTCTGCCGGGAGCGGCCGAAGGGGACAGCATAGGGGTCGATTTCCGGCGTCAGCTGGAGTTCGTCATCACCTCCCGCGGCTGCCCCGCCAGTTGCCTCTTCTGCTCCTCACCGCTCTTTTGGGGGCGCGGCGTCCGCTTTCGGTCACCCGAGTCGGTGGTGCAAGAGATCCGCTCCTTGAAGGAGCGCTACGGGCTGATCTACTTCTCCTTCCGCGACGATACCTTCACGGCCAACCGGGGGCGGGTGCTGGAGATCTGCCGCCTGCTCCGGCAGGAGCGGCTCCACGTCATGTGGAACTGCCAGTCCCGGGTGAACGCAGTGGACGAGGAGATGCTCATCGCCATGAAGCAAGCGGGCTGCGAATGCATCCAGTTCGGCGTGGAGTCGGGATCGCCGCAGATGCTGAAAGCACTCGGCAAGAGGATCCTTCCCCCTGAAGTGGAGCGTGCAGCCGCGGCGGTGCGGCGCGCGGGCATCAACCTGTCGGTATACCTCATCACGGGGATTCCGGGGGAAGGGGAGGAGGACCTGCGGCAGACGGTGCGGCTTATCGAGAGCATCCGCCCGCACGACGGGCAGGTCTCGCCGCTGGTGTACTACCCGGGTACCGAGCTTTTGGCCCGCGCGGTGCGGGAAGAGGGGGTGCCGTCCGACCTCTTCGAGGAGGAGCGTGGCGAAGGGTTCCTGGTGCGCCGCGACCCGTTCGTGGAGCGGTCGCGCCAGGCGATGCTGAAGGCGCTGGAGAAGGCGGGACGCAAAGCCGTGTTCACACAGGCTTCGTATGCGGCGCAGCGAGCCCTTTTGGGGTACTGCTTCGTGACCGAGATGCTTTGTGCGGAATCCCTGGAGCAGCAAGGGGACTGGGACGGGGCGCTCAGGTTATATCGCGGCATGGTGAAGGCCGAGCCCGACAACCCCTGGGGGTTGCTCCAACTCGGTGGATTGCAGGCGCGGATGGGGGATATGAAGGGGGCTTCCCGCTCCTACCAAAAGGCCCTGCAGCTGGTGCCGCGGCACCTCCCCGCGTTGCTGGCATTGGGAGAGCTGGCCCTGGCGCAGGGTGATCGGCCCGGGACTGCCCGTCACTTCGCCGAAGCGCTCAAGCTCGACCCCGCCGATCCCGTCGCGCTGGAAGGCGCGGCCGCAGCCGGCGCTGGCAGGGAGCAAAAGGGCAAGCGCGGGAAATAA
- a CDS encoding C40 family peptidase produces MIKCVKLIALCLLMLSVPSLAFAAKTHRVKKHETLYSLAKKYHVTVEELKAANNLVGNSVKPRVVLVIPARSVSEGRNETASSDATYKVKKSESLSRISKKTGVSVAELKRLNGLSSSRVKAGKVLVLKESAPADEPKVKVVKKLQLRHGDLFNEKDYEQSLQELTALEPEQQVDLAKNAELKVDNLKELKKSAYGFLGTRYRFGGSSRSGIDCSSFVQHVFRDLEVSLPRTAREQFEVGNAVAPGDLQKGDLIFFATYASYPSHVGIYLGNNKMIHASSRDRRVVISSLNTSYYRSRFLGAKRIAKVNPEVFQLDDLILGVEEESPEEMLENDSLGLTSSN; encoded by the coding sequence ATGATAAAATGCGTCAAGCTAATAGCCTTATGCCTTCTCATGCTCTCCGTCCCTTCGCTCGCCTTCGCTGCCAAGACCCATCGCGTTAAAAAGCACGAAACCCTATATTCCCTCGCCAAAAAGTATCATGTCACCGTTGAAGAACTGAAGGCTGCGAACAACCTGGTCGGCAACAGCGTGAAGCCGCGCGTCGTCCTGGTTATCCCCGCCCGCTCCGTTTCCGAGGGAAGAAACGAGACGGCGTCGAGCGACGCGACTTACAAGGTGAAGAAAAGCGAAAGCCTCTCCCGCATCTCGAAGAAGACCGGCGTGTCCGTGGCGGAGCTGAAGCGCCTGAACGGACTCAGCAGCAGCCGGGTCAAGGCCGGGAAGGTGCTGGTTCTCAAGGAGAGCGCTCCCGCCGACGAGCCGAAGGTCAAGGTGGTCAAAAAGCTGCAGCTGCGCCATGGCGACCTTTTCAACGAGAAAGATTACGAGCAGAGCCTTCAGGAGTTGACCGCGCTCGAGCCTGAGCAGCAGGTGGATCTGGCCAAGAACGCCGAGCTCAAGGTGGACAACCTCAAGGAACTGAAGAAATCCGCCTACGGCTTCCTCGGGACCCGCTACCGCTTCGGCGGGAGTTCCCGCTCCGGCATCGACTGTTCCAGTTTCGTGCAGCACGTGTTCCGCGACCTCGAGGTCTCCCTGCCGCGCACCGCTCGCGAGCAGTTCGAGGTGGGGAATGCAGTGGCGCCGGGCGACCTGCAGAAGGGGGACCTGATCTTCTTCGCCACCTACGCCTCCTATCCGTCCCACGTAGGGATCTATCTGGGCAACAACAAGATGATCCATGCCTCCTCCCGCGACCGCAGGGTGGTCATCTCCTCGCTCAACACCTCCTACTACCGTTCCCGCTTTCTGGGGGCCAAAAGGATCGCCAAGGTGAATCCGGAAGTGTTCCAACTGGACGACCTGATCCTGGGGGTCGAGGAGGAGAGCCCGGAGGAGATGCTGGAAAACGACTCGCTCGGGTTGACGAGCAGCAACTAG
- a CDS encoding DUF3971 domain-containing protein → MLLKKIRSWLLPALATILTVIVLAAALLPRLLDLDTYKQEILAQVKSSLKRDLQYQTGEFSLRLTPAFTFTGVTVKEKDGSSDFITADRLTVRIAILPLLRKKLVVSRLQLERPAMRIVRDRQGTFNIADLLTPSAGGEAPGIRGLELKKGHIRFTDFAFSEKPVVTELSNADLFLSRLVRGKSCDFKLAAALGSPKGPVPVSLSGSAKIPEAGTPFSGMEVNGKVATGPLDAGHFWPYYSKWVPFKSLAGELALDASFKGRLNAFKSKAEFRITRLNLDYPQVFHARLTPRLLKGSCALTLTANQLDIEHVKVDLDGFKVNGGVRLSDIHSGDLRITANASSNSFNLRDFHQYIPYGIIVDDTSHFIEQKIKGGVYRLEQGHLDGRVSQILHMERGQNYNVLAIKAHVQEGVVDYGSGIPVFSGIRGELQLAGKDFLLKGMSGNFGSSPLLLEGRITDYPLTVPCQYLFNAKVQPKKAEAVWLLGKGLTSFSDGSTLNLKGEGTTALYKLSGDANLTATTYAFRDIVAKPVSRPNALSFAMNFDKEQFRITALNYQLAPAALSATAVSRYDGPVSFDIRSNRFQSGEVGYMVPMARDYRPAGLVQLQLHAAGPDMERLFWSGNAALSNVSVKAGDKVRPVSGVNGNVRINGESFESTQLSLRVGGSSISGKGTVTGLDHPSFLISFSSPSLYLSDLGLVPAKNPVRVERVQGTLAYQNDNLQIAALSGTLGKSPLSLKGSVKELKNPVADLSVSSPHLEVEDLFPLFGGSGEGESRVTLKAHLTASEGKFSDLPFQHLRCSVLLENKVLHLQPFDFAAFEGEVSGRLKSDFNQLPVRHTLSYNVQKVSADPLMRSMGVKKQEITGAMTLSGELAGRGDTSAEWKRSAQGNLKLKVERGSIRKFSTLSKVFSILNVSQLFKFHLPDMVSGGMPFNKITGDFTFKDGIASTDNLFLDSNAMNISAVGRLNLVKNELDLNIGVQPLQTVDKVVSKIPIVGWVLTGKDKSLITTYFEAKGRIDDPQVTAVPVKSLAKGVFNIFKRVFELPARLFTDTGEVVIGR, encoded by the coding sequence ATGTTGCTGAAAAAAATACGAAGCTGGCTCTTGCCGGCTCTGGCCACCATACTCACCGTGATAGTTCTCGCCGCGGCGCTCCTGCCTAGGCTCCTGGACCTCGATACTTATAAGCAGGAGATCCTGGCGCAGGTGAAGAGCTCCCTGAAACGGGACCTGCAGTACCAGACGGGAGAGTTCTCCCTCCGCCTCACCCCCGCCTTCACCTTCACCGGCGTCACCGTGAAGGAAAAGGACGGATCCAGCGACTTCATCACCGCGGACCGGCTCACGGTACGCATCGCGATCCTCCCGCTTTTGCGCAAGAAACTCGTCGTGTCGCGGCTGCAACTGGAGCGCCCGGCGATGAGAATCGTGCGCGACCGCCAGGGGACCTTCAACATCGCCGACCTCCTCACCCCCTCTGCCGGCGGGGAAGCCCCCGGGATCAGGGGGCTGGAACTGAAGAAGGGGCATATCCGCTTCACCGATTTCGCCTTCTCGGAAAAGCCCGTAGTCACCGAACTCTCCAATGCCGATCTCTTCCTTAGCCGCCTGGTGCGTGGCAAGAGCTGCGATTTCAAGCTCGCCGCGGCGCTTGGTTCGCCAAAAGGCCCGGTCCCGGTTTCCCTCTCCGGTTCCGCGAAGATCCCGGAGGCCGGGACGCCCTTCTCCGGCATGGAGGTGAACGGCAAGGTCGCTACCGGCCCGCTGGACGCCGGGCACTTCTGGCCTTACTACAGCAAATGGGTCCCCTTCAAAAGCCTCGCCGGCGAACTGGCGCTCGACGCCTCCTTCAAGGGACGGCTGAACGCCTTCAAGAGCAAGGCGGAGTTCCGGATCACCCGGCTCAACCTCGACTACCCGCAGGTGTTCCACGCAAGGCTCACCCCGAGGCTTTTGAAGGGATCCTGCGCGCTCACCCTCACCGCCAACCAGCTCGACATCGAACACGTCAAGGTCGACCTGGACGGGTTCAAGGTAAACGGCGGGGTGCGCCTTTCCGACATCCACTCTGGGGACCTGCGCATCACCGCCAACGCGTCCAGCAACAGCTTCAACCTGCGCGACTTCCACCAGTACATCCCCTACGGCATCATCGTCGACGACACCTCGCACTTCATCGAGCAGAAGATCAAGGGGGGAGTTTACCGGCTGGAGCAGGGGCACCTGGACGGCAGGGTGAGCCAGATCCTGCACATGGAGCGGGGACAGAACTACAACGTGCTCGCGATAAAGGCTCATGTGCAGGAAGGTGTGGTGGATTACGGCTCCGGCATCCCCGTATTCAGCGGGATCCGCGGCGAGTTGCAGCTAGCCGGCAAGGACTTCCTTTTAAAGGGGATGAGCGGGAATTTCGGGAGCTCGCCGCTTCTTCTGGAAGGGCGCATCACAGACTACCCCCTGACGGTCCCCTGCCAGTACCTCTTCAACGCCAAGGTCCAGCCCAAAAAGGCCGAGGCCGTATGGCTTTTGGGAAAAGGGCTCACCTCCTTCTCCGACGGCTCCACCTTGAATCTCAAAGGAGAAGGTACCACCGCCCTCTATAAGCTCTCCGGAGACGCGAACCTCACCGCTACCACCTACGCCTTCCGCGACATAGTGGCCAAGCCCGTGTCGCGCCCGAACGCCCTCTCCTTCGCCATGAACTTCGACAAGGAGCAGTTCCGGATCACCGCGCTCAACTACCAGCTCGCTCCGGCAGCCCTCTCGGCGACCGCAGTCAGCCGCTACGACGGTCCGGTCAGCTTCGACATCAGGAGCAACCGCTTCCAGTCCGGGGAGGTCGGCTACATGGTGCCGATGGCGCGCGACTACCGCCCGGCGGGCCTGGTGCAGCTGCAGTTGCACGCGGCCGGTCCGGACATGGAGCGGCTTTTCTGGAGCGGCAACGCGGCCCTCTCCAACGTCTCGGTGAAGGCGGGCGACAAGGTGCGGCCGGTCTCCGGGGTTAACGGGAACGTCCGGATCAACGGCGAGAGTTTCGAGAGTACGCAACTCTCGCTCAGGGTCGGCGGGTCGAGCATCAGCGGCAAAGGGACCGTGACGGGGCTGGACCATCCGAGCTTCCTCATCTCCTTCAGCTCGCCCTCTCTGTATCTGTCCGACCTGGGGCTTGTCCCCGCGAAGAACCCGGTGCGGGTGGAGCGCGTGCAGGGGACCCTAGCCTACCAAAACGACAACCTCCAGATCGCCGCCCTATCCGGGACCCTCGGCAAGAGCCCTCTTTCGCTGAAAGGGAGCGTGAAGGAACTCAAGAACCCGGTAGCGGACCTGTCGGTTAGCTCGCCGCACCTCGAAGTCGAGGACCTGTTCCCGCTCTTTGGCGGCTCGGGCGAGGGTGAGAGCCGGGTCACGCTCAAGGCGCACTTAACCGCCAGCGAAGGGAAATTCAGCGACCTCCCCTTCCAGCACCTGCGCTGCAGCGTGCTTCTGGAAAACAAGGTGCTGCACCTGCAGCCCTTCGACTTCGCCGCTTTCGAGGGGGAGGTCTCCGGGAGGCTCAAGAGCGACTTCAACCAACTGCCGGTGCGCCACACGCTTAGCTACAACGTGCAGAAGGTTTCTGCGGACCCGCTGATGCGGAGCATGGGGGTGAAAAAACAGGAGATTACCGGGGCAATGACGCTCTCGGGTGAGCTCGCCGGGAGGGGCGACACCTCCGCCGAATGGAAGAGGAGCGCGCAGGGGAACCTGAAGCTCAAGGTGGAGCGCGGCAGCATCAGGAAGTTTTCGACCCTCTCCAAGGTCTTCTCCATCCTGAACGTCTCGCAGCTCTTCAAGTTCCATTTGCCCGACATGGTGTCGGGGGGAATGCCCTTCAACAAGATAACCGGCGACTTCACCTTTAAAGATGGCATCGCCTCTACGGATAACCTCTTCCTGGACAGCAACGCCATGAACATCTCGGCGGTGGGAAGACTGAACCTGGTCAAAAACGAACTGGACCTGAACATCGGGGTGCAACCGCTGCAGACCGTGGACAAGGTGGTGAGCAAGATACCGATCGTGGGGTGGGTGCTGACCGGCAAGGACAAGTCGCTGATCACCACCTACTTCGAGGCCAAAGGGCGCATCGACGACCCGCAGGTTACCGCGGTTCCGGTAAAGTCGCTCGCCAAGGGGGTATTCAACATTTTCAAGAGGGTTTTCGAACTCCCGGCCCGGCTCTTCACGGACACCGGAGAGGTGGTGATAGGAAGATAG
- the cdaA gene encoding diadenylate cyclase CdaA yields the protein MLPHFRPQDIADILIMTFLVYQLYSWFKNSKALQVVLGLLFLGVIYFITKNLGLFMTSWILQELGTVLLVLLIVVFQAEIRQALYRLSLLRNFFDREESALRIDLLEFSATVFSLASQRIGALVVFQREELLDDHILHGVPLDSLVSGSLMTSIFIPSSPLHDGAVLIKDNRVSLASCHLPLSVSADVPQHLGTRHRAALGLSERSDAVIVVVSEERGEVSLSLAGELQPMASAAQLHGKLTSLLQPLSPEEQRVGLKSRLFANLWPKVAILCMVVVCWLLITFRQGEILTITAPVTFHNLPDSLTLTRSYPDQVDLQLKSFSNLVSPKQLDIVVDLDLSKVKEGNNNIQISKELIKLPPGVVVVNMDRSLIRVTAERKPLREEKRRR from the coding sequence TTGCTCCCGCATTTCCGGCCCCAGGACATCGCAGACATCCTCATCATGACCTTCCTGGTCTACCAGCTTTACAGCTGGTTCAAGAACTCGAAGGCGCTCCAGGTCGTATTGGGGCTGCTGTTTTTGGGGGTGATCTACTTCATCACCAAGAACCTCGGGTTGTTCATGACCAGCTGGATCCTGCAGGAGCTGGGAACCGTGCTGCTGGTGCTCTTGATCGTGGTGTTCCAGGCGGAGATCCGTCAGGCCCTTTACCGGCTGAGCCTGTTGCGCAACTTCTTCGACCGCGAGGAGAGCGCCTTGCGCATCGACCTCCTGGAGTTCTCGGCCACCGTCTTCTCCCTGGCCTCGCAGCGCATCGGGGCGCTGGTCGTTTTCCAGCGCGAGGAACTGCTGGACGACCACATCCTGCACGGCGTCCCCTTGGACTCCCTGGTGAGCGGCTCGCTGATGACCAGCATCTTCATCCCCTCCTCGCCGCTGCATGACGGCGCGGTACTGATCAAGGACAACAGGGTTTCGCTCGCCTCTTGCCACCTGCCGCTGTCGGTAAGCGCGGACGTGCCGCAGCACCTGGGAACCAGGCACCGGGCCGCACTCGGGCTGTCGGAGCGCTCAGACGCCGTGATCGTGGTGGTTTCCGAGGAGCGGGGGGAGGTCTCCCTTTCCCTTGCGGGCGAACTGCAGCCGATGGCCTCCGCCGCGCAGCTCCACGGAAAACTCACCTCGCTGCTGCAGCCCCTATCTCCCGAGGAACAAAGGGTGGGGCTCAAGTCCCGGCTCTTCGCCAACCTCTGGCCCAAGGTGGCCATCCTCTGCATGGTGGTTGTCTGCTGGCTGCTGATCACCTTCCGCCAGGGGGAGATCCTGACCATAACCGCGCCGGTCACCTTCCACAACCTCCCCGACTCGCTCACCTTGACTCGCAGCTATCCGGACCAGGTCGATCTGCAGCTCAAGTCGTTTTCGAACCTCGTCTCCCCGAAACAGCTCGACATCGTGGTGGATCTCGACCTTTCCAAGGTCAAGGAAGGGAACAACAACATACAGATCAGCAAGGAGCTGATCAAGCTTCCGCCGGGGGTCGTGGTGGTCAACATGGACCGCTCCCTGATCCGTGTTACGGCCGAGCGCAAGCCCTTGAGGGAGGAAAAACGACGTCGTTAA